Within Metabacillus sp. KUDC1714, the genomic segment GCATTAATATTTTTTCAAATATTTCCTTAGCTTCTTGCTTACGACCTTCTTCTAATAAAAAGTACCCATATTCATGAAGAAATTCTCGTTGATCCTTGAAAGAATTATATGCAAGTTGATAATGGTTTAATGCCTCTGAATACTCTTCTTTTTGATGATAAGCTCGTGCTAAGTTCCATTCAAACTGAGGATCCTCTTCTCCATATCTTTTACTTTCAGATATTAAATCAATTACATCATCATATCGCTCATCTTGAAGGAAAATATGAGTTAAAGTAATAGCAGCCTCTATATGACCTGGATCTATGGCAAGCGTTTCACGCAATAAATTTTCAGCATCATGAATATGGCCAGATTTAATGGCAATCTTACCGCCATATAAGTATAGTTCTTTATTATATTCATCAACCTTAATTCCCTCTTGAACAGTTTCAAGACTTTCTGGTAAGAGACCTTCATTCTCATACGCCTTCGCCAAATACAAATAAAGGGAAGAAAAATGCGGATCTGCTTCTTTTAGCCTAGTAAATTGTTGAATGGCTGTTTTATAAAATCCACCTTGATAAGCAGTAAATCCGTAACCAAATAACGTATTTAGATCCTCTTGTTCGATTACGGCTTGTTTATAATAATCAAGCGATTCCTCAAACTCCCCTGTTGCGCTTAAACACTCAGCTAACCTTTGTTCAATTGAAACACCTGAAATAGACTTCTGATCTTTTACAATTGCTTTATAAAAAGGTATTGCATGCTTATATTGGCCTTGGTGAAAGTAAAATTCTCCTAGTGCAAAGTCTATAACAGGCTCCTCAGGTAGTAACTGCTTTGCTTCTTGCAATTTTTGTTCACTGACCTCAGCTAAACCTTGCATTTGATATAAATCAGCTAAAAGTAGCAACGCTTGTGGATATGCCTCATGGTCAGATGTAATTGTATTTAATAAATTGATCGCTTCTTCCTCTTTCTCCAAATCTAAGAAAAGTTCGGCTAAAAATAAAGTTACTTGTGTTTCCTCAGGATACAGAAAATGAAGTTCTTCAACTATTTCATGTGCTTGATCAATGATACCCCATTGATAATATTGATCAGCTAAATGGAGTTTCTCTTCATCATGAAGTGTTGGAAGTATATTTGCTAATAAATTTAATCCTTCTTCAGTTTCACCCTTATTTACAAGATTTATTGCTTCGTTTAGCACTTGATTAAACATAGTAATTCCTTTCTTTATAAACAATTGTTTGAATTATTAAATCGACATATCAAATGTTTATTTAAAACTTGATGTTTGATGACTTTGAGGTTTGCCCTATTTCGTTTTGTTATTTACATATCTTTATCATACATCAAAATGATGCTGATTGTGGTATGAAACGACTTGAAATTGTGATAAAACATTCTTCGCCAATTCCTGGATGAAATGAGACTTCTCCGTTTACATTAATTAATCTTCCTTGGTGTGCTGTAATGTTCGGGAAGTGTTCATCATAATTGATAATAGGCTTACCATCGGTATGATACCTTATTTCGTTTAGTTTGTACAAATTATAATTTACTTGTCCACCAACTCGAATATCTCCTTTTTCAGGATAAATACCTAATCTCATTAATGCTTCTTTTGTTAATGGTACTCCTTCTTTTAATGGAGTTGGAATAGAAGATAATCGATGTTCTTTCATGATTTTCTCCCATACTTGAAGGAGCTTTTGCTTTTTACTAATAACAGTGCTTTCATCTCGTGAAAATGGAATAAGAGTGATTGGATTTGAAAACATTGCGTCCCTTATCCATCCCCAGGATTTTGAGGTGAGCTTATCAGTATTATCAATTTCCACAAAAACCACAGATATATTTTCTTGTTTACATCTTCTTAAAATTGATGGGCTCAAAGCTTTAAATGGAATCTTAACACTAATATAATAATCAATCGGAGAATTTATCATTAAGTGTCTTTTTTGTTTTACTTTTGCACTTAGTTGTTGTTCATAATCTATATTTACAACCGTAAGAAGTGATGTACATCCTTTTTTTAGATACTTTTCAATGATAGATTGTTTGAATTCTTGGAAATGAAGTGACGTATGAAGAGAAAAATCCAGCATGACATATCCTGGGGTTAATAAATAAGAGCTCATATCCATTTTCATAAAACGAATATTTTCCATAGTGTGACGCATAAATTCAATTTTATTTTTAACAATTAATAATGATGTTTTCTCTAGACCATCAGACTTTAATAGATTTACTCTGTCAATGATATAACTCATGATACACTCCCCACCTTTCATCCTCTATAAGACAAGCTATGTGGGGATCTGAAAAATTATGCTTATTGTTTTCACACCACAGTACAGGATATTAAAAGTTTCTAGACGACAAAAAAGAGACAGCTTTTATCATTAATTGAATCAAAACCAAGCTTGGTTTTGATTGACTAATCAATAATAGAAAGCTAATCTCAATAGTTTTTAAGTAAAATATTATTTTGATAATACTGATAAATGATCAAAAAAGTTTGGATAGGAAACATCAATTGCTGTAGCATCTTGTAAGTTGATTGGCTGTTCGGTAATACATGAAGCTATAGCAAGCATCATCCCAATTCGATGATCTCCATGACTAGATACAGTTGCATTTCCTAGCAAGTTCGATTTACCTGTAATAACCATGCCGTCATCAGTCGCCTTAATGTTAGCTCCAATTTTTGTTAATTCACCGACTACCGTATCGATTCGATTTGTTTCCTTCACTTTAAGCTCACTTGCATCTTTAATGATTGTGTCACCTTCAGCTTGAGTTGCCAATAACGCTATAACTGGAATTTCATCTATTAGTTTAGGAATTAAGTCACCACTAATGGTTGTTCCTTTTAAAGATGATGATTTAATTAAAATATCAGCAATTGGTTCAAAAGACTGGTTTTCTTGCGGGATTATTTCAATTGAGGCACCCATCATTTTTAACACATCGAGAATTCCTGTTCTTGTTGGGTTAATTCCGACATTTCTTAAGAGTATTTCACTATTAGGGACAATAGCTCCTGCAACAAGGAAAAAGGCTGCAGATGAGATGTCACCTGGT encodes:
- a CDS encoding tetratricopeptide repeat protein gives rise to the protein MFNQVLNEAINLVNKGETEEGLNLLANILPTLHDEEKLHLADQYYQWGIIDQAHEIVEELHFLYPEETQVTLFLAELFLDLEKEEEAINLLNTITSDHEAYPQALLLLADLYQMQGLAEVSEQKLQEAKQLLPEEPVIDFALGEFYFHQGQYKHAIPFYKAIVKDQKSISGVSIEQRLAECLSATGEFEESLDYYKQAVIEQEDLNTLFGYGFTAYQGGFYKTAIQQFTRLKEADPHFSSLYLYLAKAYENEGLLPESLETVQEGIKVDEYNKELYLYGGKIAIKSGHIHDAENLLRETLAIDPGHIEAAITLTHIFLQDERYDDVIDLISESKRYGEEDPQFEWNLARAYHQKEEYSEALNHYQLAYNSFKDQREFLHEYGYFLLEEGRKQEAKEIFEKILMQDPSNVEIGEILLQLEDEF